CCCAACCATTACGAATTGCTTGCACAGTCGCTTGTGTTCGGTCTTGAACATCCATTTTTCTAAGTAAGCTGCTGATGGTGGAACTTACTGTCGAAGGAGAGAAGTATAATTTTTGGGCAATCATTTGATTACTACAGCCTTCCAATAAAAGTTGGAGAACTTTTTGCTCATTTTCTTTAAGTAATCCATCAACTTTATCATTTTTTAAGATAAACTGTTTAATTGGTTTCTTTACAGTACGGCGTCGGTCAATTTCGAACGCTAAGCGATGATGCATAGCCGGCTCTAATACCGGTCCTGTCGAATATACTGTATTAATAACTAATTGAGCGTTTCGATAGAAGAATTCCAGCGAGAATAAGCCATCAAATGGAAAAGATAAGTATGGAATAAAAGACGATGACACTTCCTCAGTCATTAAATATATTTTCATGTGTGACTTTTTACTTATTTTATTTAAGTGAGTCAAATCAACTTGATTCTCTTTAGGGAGAACATAAAATAAAACGTCTACATTTTCCAAGGAAGACGGTAATTCTGCCGTTTTCTTTAGCTTTGCTCTTTCAAGGTTTACTTGTAATTGACAAAGATGATTATCCGCAATAAGACCCATTAAATCCACAATCAAAATACGACTAACTGATACTTTATTCTTATCCATTCTCCATCACCTGATTCTTTAGAAGTATTTTATAATCTAAAATTTAGCAGAAAATAAGGCATATAACAATATTCCTAAAAATATGACAAACAAGTGAAAAATGTCGAATAAAGTCTAACTAAGTCATGAAAAGGGATACAGTTCGTAGTAAATTCAAATTTATCCCTTTTTTAACGTTTTAATTGACTAATTAAAAAAGTTATTTAGTCCTACTATTTTTTAAGAGAGTAAGGTTTTAAAAAACAATTAAATGGGAAGTATTATTAATTATTTAGTCCTAAAGATCTAAATCGTCAGAATTGAACTGTCTTGTAGTCAATCATTCAAAAAGCACTAGGCTTATTTTTTCTTGTTCACTTAGTCCCATTACTCCCTTTTTAAAGTAAGGGTATCTCATGTTAGGTTATGCTTCCTCTCTTTAAACTCACTAACGTAAAAAAAAACAGGAACAATGTCCTGTCTTCTTTTACTACAAATTAGTATTCTTATCGACATACATATAAATATTAGTTAAATTATCTCTAGGTAGTTGTGCTTAAATCACTTTCTTATCTTACTGCATCTACCCAGCCTTTCCTAATAATTTGCACCATCGCATCTGTGCGATCATTTGCACCTAATTTTTTCAGAAGGTGGCTTATAACTGTGCTAACTGTAGAAGGCGCTAAATACATAAGTTCGGCAATTTTACGGTTATTATGTCCATCTAGAATATGCTGCAACACTTTCTTTTCATTTTGAGTTAGTATGTATTTAACATCCTCGGTACGTAAAACGAGTCGTTTTATTGGACGATCTTTCAGCTTTTTCCTTTGCAGATCAGTCACGAGCTCTCTATGGAGGTACTGCTCCAGAAATACACCGAATTGATCGAGAGTGTCTAGTACCCGTTGTCCCCGAGTCATAAAATGACGTAATGAAACAATTCCATTTAAACCGTTTGCTAAATAGGGAAATAAATATTTGGTAGGACGGTTAACCGTCATAATTAACGTGAATGTTTCTTTCGATTTCAATTCTTCCAGTTGGTCTTCGATCCATCGAAGGGTTTCTACTGTTTGATCCTCAATCAAGAAAAAAAGATAGCGCACTTGATCCAGATTTTCTGGACAACTCTTCTCGATAATCACTTCTTTGTCTCCAGCTGCCATTGACATCTTTTGGGCAGTATCATCTGTAAGACAGTGATTATAATCGATAAAGAGGACCTTTTCGGTAATGGCTGTATCTTCGGCAGAATACAATGAGTGCATGATGGATCCCCTTTCATATGTGTCTACTATTAAGGTTACATCCTAATATCTCAAGCGACAAGATTCGAATGTCGTAACATCTGTAAGACTTTTGTTGTTTAATTATGCATTAAAAGGTATTTTTTCTTATATTTATGTCTAAAAATCGATTATTGTCCTATATTTACAGCGTTGAAAACTATTTAGATAGGCTACAAAATTCATTATAAGAAACAAAATTTCACTTGTTACTTTCCTTTATAGCCTTTGTTAGTTGTTTTAAAACATCTAAAGAGCCATTTGCTGCAGCATTATTCTCTTCCTTAATGGCTAAATAGACTTCTTTACGATGTATATCTATATTTTTCGGAGCTTCAATTCCGAGTTTTACTTGATCTCCTTCTATAGCAATAATGGTTACTTCTATATCGTCTCCAATTTTTATGGACTCATTCAGTTTGCGGGTTAATACAAGCATATGCTCATTCTCCCTTCTTTCCAGACGCTGCCACTGTTTGAAGTGAATGCTTAGTATGATAAGCAGAATCATTCAAGACAATCTGTTTGCCCACTTTTTTCGTTGTGTTAATAATAATAGGTCCTCTTAAGTTGGCAGTAGATTCTTCAAGAGTATCTCGTAATGTTAGGACGATAAAAACAACCACATCTTCCCTCTTTTC
The genomic region above belongs to Bacillus sp. A301a_S52 and contains:
- a CDS encoding response regulator transcription factor, which gives rise to MDKNKVSVSRILIVDLMGLIADNHLCQLQVNLERAKLKKTAELPSSLENVDVLFYVLPKENQVDLTHLNKISKKSHMKIYLMTEEVSSSFIPYLSFPFDGLFSLEFFYRNAQLVINTVYSTGPVLEPAMHHRLAFEIDRRRTVKKPIKQFILKNDKVDGLLKENEQKVLQLLLEGCSNQMIAQKLYFSPSTVSSTISSLLRKMDVQDRTQATVQAIRNGWVESLR
- a CDS encoding response regulator transcription factor, whose product is MHSLYSAEDTAITEKVLFIDYNHCLTDDTAQKMSMAAGDKEVIIEKSCPENLDQVRYLFFLIEDQTVETLRWIEDQLEELKSKETFTLIMTVNRPTKYLFPYLANGLNGIVSLRHFMTRGQRVLDTLDQFGVFLEQYLHRELVTDLQRKKLKDRPIKRLVLRTEDVKYILTQNEKKVLQHILDGHNNRKIAELMYLAPSTVSTVISHLLKKLGANDRTDAMVQIIRKGWVDAVR
- the csrA gene encoding carbon storage regulator CsrA, with product MLVLTRKLNESIKIGDDIEVTIIAIEGDQVKLGIEAPKNIDIHRKEVYLAIKEENNAAANGSLDVLKQLTKAIKESNK